The following are encoded in a window of Penicillium oxalicum strain HP7-1 chromosome II, whole genome shotgun sequence genomic DNA:
- a CDS encoding 40S ribosomal protein, with the protein MADTPVTLRTRKFIRNPLLARKQMVVDVLHPNRPNVSKDELREKLADLYKSNKDQVSVFGFRTQYGGGKSTGFALVYDSAEALKKFEPAYRLVRIGAATKVEKASRQQRKQRKNRSKKFRGTAKTKGPKKSKD; encoded by the exons ATGGCCGACACTCCCGTTACCCTGCGGACTCGCAAGTTCATTCGCAACCCCCTGCTTGCCCGCAAGCAGATGGTCGT GGATGTCCTCCACCCCAACCGCCCCAACGTCTCCAAGGATGAGCTCCGCGAGAAGTTGGCCGACCTGTACAAGTCCAACAAGGACCAGGTCTCCGTCTTCGGTTTCCGCACCCAGTACGGTGGTGGCAAGTCCACTGGATTCGCTCTGGTCTACGACTCCGCCGAGGCCCTGAAGAAGTTCGAGCCCGCCTACCGTCTGGTCCGCATTGGTGCCGCCACCAAGGTCGAGAAGGCTTCCCGCCAGCAGC GCAAGCAACGCAAGAACCGCTCCAAGAAGTTCCGCGGTACtgccaagaccaagggtcccaagaagagcaaggacTAA